One genomic segment of Hordeum vulgare subsp. vulgare chromosome 2H, MorexV3_pseudomolecules_assembly, whole genome shotgun sequence includes these proteins:
- the LOC123428096 gene encoding lipoate-protein ligase A isoform X2, which yields MTFGSVIERSVARPLMRLVTMGGAPILQQLHLEERLLRRTSDNWCIVNDGTAPPTIVMGVSGKVSELVEIRPVLQDHVPVVRRFSGGGTVIVDQGTVFVTFICNKTAVAGLQPFPRDIMSWTGQLYDYAFDHRKFGGNAQSITKDRWVHHTSFLWDYDVKNMSYLKNPQRAPEYRQARDHTDFLCRMNEYMPSRSVFTEGITAALGDHFTVQHTELETALPDHDDFVPSTKVLSPQDLQDIISAKETPTSQRVQGWPH from the exons ATGACGTTCGGGTCTGTCATCGAGAGGAGCGTGGCGCGGCCGCTCATGAGGCTGGTCACCATGGGCGGCGCGCCCATCCTGCAGCAGCTGCACCTGGAGGAACGGCTGCTGCGTCGCACCAGCGATAACTGGTGCATCGTCAACGATGGCACGGCTCCTCCCACCATTGTCATGGGCGTCTCCGG GAAGGTCTCTGAGCTCGTCGAGATACGGCCTGTGCTTCAAGATCATGTGCCGGTGGTAAGGCGGTTCAGTGGAGGTGGCACTGTAATTGTTGACCAGGGGACGGTGTTCGTCACCTTCATCTGCAACAAGACTGCTGTCGCTGGGTTGCAGCCGTTTCCTCGCGACATCATGTCATGGACAGGCCAGCTTTATG ACTATGCATTCGATCATCGAAAGTTCGGTGGAAATGCTCAGTCCATAACAAAAGATCGTTGGGTACACCACACATCATTCTTATGGGATTATGATGTGAAAAATATGAGTTACCTAAAAAACCCACAACGTGCTCCTGAATATCGGCAG GCGAGGGACCACACTGATTTCCTGTGCCGCATGAACGAGTACATGCCATCACGGTCGGTCTTCACTGAAGGCATAACTGCGGCCCTTGGAGACCACTTTACGGTTCAACACACGGAGCTAGAGACGGCTCTCCCTGACCACGATGACTTCGTGCCTTCTACGAAGGTGCTATCCCCGCAGGACTTACAAGACATCATCTCTGCGAAAGAAACCCCCACATCACAGAGAGTTCAAGGATGGCCACACTGA
- the LOC123428096 gene encoding lipoate-protein ligase A isoform X1 — translation MTFGSVIERSVARPLMRLVTMGGAPILQQLHLEERLLRRTSDNWCIVNDGTAPPTIVMGVSGKVSELVEIRPVLQDHVPVVRRFSGGGTVIVDQGTVFVTFICNKTAVAGLQPFPRDIMSWTGQLYGKVFRGFGEFHLRENDYAFDHRKFGGNAQSITKDRWVHHTSFLWDYDVKNMSYLKNPQRAPEYRQARDHTDFLCRMNEYMPSRSVFTEGITAALGDHFTVQHTELETALPDHDDFVPSTKVLSPQDLQDIISAKETPTSQRVQGWPH, via the exons ATGACGTTCGGGTCTGTCATCGAGAGGAGCGTGGCGCGGCCGCTCATGAGGCTGGTCACCATGGGCGGCGCGCCCATCCTGCAGCAGCTGCACCTGGAGGAACGGCTGCTGCGTCGCACCAGCGATAACTGGTGCATCGTCAACGATGGCACGGCTCCTCCCACCATTGTCATGGGCGTCTCCGG GAAGGTCTCTGAGCTCGTCGAGATACGGCCTGTGCTTCAAGATCATGTGCCGGTGGTAAGGCGGTTCAGTGGAGGTGGCACTGTAATTGTTGACCAGGGGACGGTGTTCGTCACCTTCATCTGCAACAAGACTGCTGTCGCTGGGTTGCAGCCGTTTCCTCGCGACATCATGTCATGGACAGGCCAGCTTTATGGTAAAGTGTTCCGTGGGTTCGGTGAATTTCATCTGCGTGAAAATG ACTATGCATTCGATCATCGAAAGTTCGGTGGAAATGCTCAGTCCATAACAAAAGATCGTTGGGTACACCACACATCATTCTTATGGGATTATGATGTGAAAAATATGAGTTACCTAAAAAACCCACAACGTGCTCCTGAATATCGGCAG GCGAGGGACCACACTGATTTCCTGTGCCGCATGAACGAGTACATGCCATCACGGTCGGTCTTCACTGAAGGCATAACTGCGGCCCTTGGAGACCACTTTACGGTTCAACACACGGAGCTAGAGACGGCTCTCCCTGACCACGATGACTTCGTGCCTTCTACGAAGGTGCTATCCCCGCAGGACTTACAAGACATCATCTCTGCGAAAGAAACCCCCACATCACAGAGAGTTCAAGGATGGCCACACTGA